From a region of the Marmota flaviventris isolate mMarFla1 chromosome 13, mMarFla1.hap1, whole genome shotgun sequence genome:
- the LOC114098771 gene encoding olfactory receptor 13C9-like, whose translation MEWENQTILVEFFLKGLSGYPRLEVLFFVLILLMYVVILLGNGTLIILSILDSHLHTPMYFFLGNLSFLDIWYTSTSIPSTLVSFLSERKTISFSGCAVQMFLGLAMGTTECVLLGMMAFDRYVAICNPLRYLIIMNRNSYVTMAAGSWLSGVVNSAVQTAFVVRLPFCRNNIINHFSCEILAVMKLACADISGNEFIMLVATTLFILTPLLFIVMSYSLIVSSILKIHSSEGRSKAFSTCSAHLTVVIIFYGTILFMYMKPKSKDILNSDGLDATDKLISIFYGVMTPMMNPLIYSLRNKDVKEALKNLLSRILICK comes from the coding sequence ATGGAATGGGAAAACCAAACcattctggtggaattttttctGAAGGGACTTTCTGGTTACCCAAGGCTTGAGGTACTCTTTTTTGTACTCATCTTATTAATGTATGTGGTCATCCTTCTGGGCAATGGCACCCTCATCATACTCTCCATACTCGACTCTCACCTCCACACCCCTATGTACTTCTTCCTGGGGAACCTCTCCTTCTTGGACATCTGGTACACTAGCACTTCAATTCCTTCCACTCTGGTGAGCTTCCTCTCAGAAAGAAAGACCATTTCCTTTTCTGGCTGTGCAGTGCAAATGTTCCTTGGCTTGGCCATGGGGACAACAGAGTGTGTGCTCCTGGGAATGATGGCCtttgaccgctatgtggccatctgcaatcCCCTGAGGTATCTCATCATCATGAACAGGAATTCCTATGTGACCATGGCAGCTGGCTCCTGGCTTTCAGGCGTTGTCAACTCTGCAGTGCAAACTGCATTTGTGGTAAGGTTGCCTTTCTGCAGGAATAATATCATCAATCATTTTTCTTGTGAAATTCTGGCTGTCATGAAGTTGGCCTGTGCTGACATCTCAGGTAATGAGTTCATCATGCTGGTGGCCACAACGTTGTTCATTTTGACGCCACTGCTCTTCATTGTTATGTCTTACTCATTAATCGTTTCCAGCATCCTCAAGATCCATTCCTCTGAGGGGAGAAGCAAAGCCTTCTCTACCTGCTCAGCGCACCTGACTGTGGTGATAATATTCTATGGTACCATTCTCTTCATGTACATGAAACCCAAGTCTAAAGACATACTTAATTCAGATGGTCTGGATGCAACAGACAAACTTATATCCATCTTCTATGGGGTGATGACTCCCATGATGAATCCTTTAATCTACAGTCTTAGGAACAAGGATGTGAAGGAggcattaaaaaatttattgagcagAATATTAATTTGCAAGTGA